One genomic region from Verrucomicrobiia bacterium encodes:
- a CDS encoding amidohydrolase family protein: MRNSSGPTAVLGAVLVMAAAGQGLHPPGFRPSPPGTHALVGARVFTRPDTSYSNATVVIRDGRIAAIGPEVTPPADARVWDMSGLIVYPGFFDPYLALEDKVRPVASRGGSVVGDGGREARASDGTQGAGGYRFYGLPSGERDAGAPGPGYSLTSVTPQRRIADGYGPDPKKLEELRELGFTAANVVPGHGIFRGQSAVALLGDGSPNESLLMPRTALGTAQHIAFEVPGGEGVFPDSLMGTIAAVRQAYLDAEWWGAAQAAFARDPLRRTRPPANEALEALAGSRGQQPVFFEPGSVLMVDRARRIAAEFGLSNAVIVVSGGEWRRPDLFSGVGGAYIVPLNFPALPKLPSDDAWDSVSLDALRAWDWAPSNPELLARSGGAVALTTFGLPDRKDFRKNLRVALDRGLTETQALAALTTIPAQFCGVEALLGTLAPGKIANLTVCDAKGYFDPEGRVISVWIEGRPFEMAPNDSPKGIAPTAAPGAAGLASSDSAPGSPQEKEGERKREEVFRDLARKRTARNPLADRGPLTNPPSLLIRGATLWTCGPEGVLTNASLWVEGGRIRAVGFQVPEPRPDTRVLDGSGLHVTPGLIDCHSHSAILGGVNEASLPSTSMVRIGDVVNSESPNLYRQLAGGLTMASLLHGSANPIGGQNQVIKLREGEPPEGLKFTNAPQGIKFALGENVKQSNWGERFTTRFPQTRMGVPTFHQNRFTAARQYAAGWRDWESARARDPEMPPPRRDLELEALAEIIAGIRLIHCHSYRQDEILVFLRVMESFGVRVATLQHVLEGYKIADEIARHGAGGSAFSDWWAYKYEVLDAIPYAGSLMHARGVSVSFNSDDDDLARRMNLEAAKAVKYGGTPEVEALAFVTINPARQLGVDRWVGSLEPGKDADLVVWSGPPLDSFSRCLETWVDGKLYFARDGAAARAAALSGERNDLLAKARQMAGAGADATAGDAARGQFFERALETARHLGVAQCQDCELPRRE; this comes from the coding sequence ATGAGGAACTCGTCGGGGCCGACGGCCGTGCTGGGAGCGGTCCTGGTGATGGCGGCAGCAGGGCAGGGGCTTCACCCTCCGGGTTTCCGACCGTCACCCCCTGGAACTCACGCCCTGGTCGGGGCGCGGGTGTTCACGCGTCCCGACACGTCGTATTCCAATGCCACGGTGGTCATCCGTGATGGTCGCATCGCGGCCATCGGACCCGAAGTGACCCCGCCCGCCGACGCGCGGGTGTGGGATATGTCCGGCTTGATCGTCTATCCGGGATTCTTCGATCCCTACCTCGCGCTGGAGGACAAGGTGCGTCCGGTTGCATCCCGGGGTGGCTCGGTGGTGGGCGATGGCGGACGCGAGGCCAGGGCCTCGGACGGCACCCAGGGGGCCGGCGGGTATCGCTTCTACGGATTGCCGAGTGGCGAGCGGGATGCCGGTGCTCCGGGCCCTGGATATTCGCTGACCTCCGTGACGCCGCAGCGGCGCATCGCGGACGGGTATGGTCCGGATCCAAAAAAGTTGGAGGAACTTCGGGAGTTGGGGTTCACCGCGGCCAATGTGGTGCCCGGGCACGGCATCTTTCGCGGACAGAGTGCCGTGGCGTTGCTGGGGGACGGTTCCCCCAATGAATCGTTGTTGATGCCGCGGACCGCCCTGGGGACCGCCCAGCACATCGCCTTTGAAGTTCCCGGAGGCGAGGGCGTGTTTCCGGATTCCCTGATGGGAACGATTGCGGCCGTCCGGCAGGCCTACCTCGACGCCGAGTGGTGGGGTGCCGCCCAGGCGGCGTTTGCCCGCGATCCGCTGCGTCGGACACGTCCGCCGGCCAACGAGGCGTTGGAGGCGTTGGCGGGTTCCCGTGGACAGCAGCCCGTCTTTTTTGAGCCGGGCAGCGTGCTCATGGTGGATCGCGCGCGCCGGATTGCGGCGGAGTTCGGCCTCAGCAATGCGGTGATCGTCGTCAGCGGCGGCGAATGGCGGCGGCCGGACCTGTTCTCTGGCGTGGGCGGCGCATACATCGTCCCCCTGAACTTTCCCGCACTGCCGAAGCTGCCTTCAGACGATGCCTGGGACAGCGTCAGCCTCGATGCCTTGCGGGCCTGGGATTGGGCACCGTCCAATCCGGAGCTGCTCGCCCGCTCGGGTGGGGCGGTGGCGCTGACGACGTTCGGCCTTCCGGACCGCAAGGATTTCCGGAAGAACCTCCGCGTCGCCCTGGACCGTGGGCTGACCGAGACGCAGGCCCTGGCCGCGCTCACAACGATCCCCGCCCAATTCTGCGGTGTGGAGGCCCTCCTGGGCACACTGGCCCCCGGAAAAATTGCCAACCTGACCGTTTGCGACGCCAAGGGGTACTTCGATCCGGAGGGCCGTGTGATCTCCGTGTGGATCGAGGGGCGTCCCTTCGAGATGGCGCCCAACGATTCACCGAAGGGAATCGCTCCGACAGCCGCACCGGGTGCCGCCGGTCTGGCGTCGTCGGACTCCGCACCAGGATCGCCCCAGGAGAAGGAGGGAGAGCGAAAGCGGGAGGAGGTGTTTCGGGACCTTGCGCGCAAGCGGACCGCGCGCAATCCCCTGGCGGATCGCGGACCGCTGACCAATCCCCCGAGCCTGCTGATCCGCGGGGCGACCCTGTGGACCTGCGGACCGGAGGGCGTCCTGACCAACGCCAGTCTGTGGGTGGAGGGCGGACGCATCCGCGCGGTGGGATTCCAGGTCCCGGAGCCGCGTCCGGACACCCGGGTCCTGGATGGATCCGGCCTGCATGTGACGCCGGGGCTGATTGATTGTCACAGCCACTCGGCGATTCTTGGAGGGGTCAACGAGGCCAGCCTGCCCAGCACTTCCATGGTCCGGATCGGGGATGTGGTGAACTCCGAGTCGCCGAACCTGTATCGCCAGCTGGCTGGCGGGCTCACGATGGCGAGCCTGCTCCACGGATCGGCGAATCCGATCGGCGGTCAGAACCAGGTGATCAAGCTGCGGGAGGGGGAACCGCCGGAGGGTTTGAAGTTCACCAACGCCCCGCAAGGCATCAAGTTTGCGCTGGGGGAGAACGTGAAGCAGTCCAACTGGGGGGAGCGTTTCACCACCCGCTTTCCTCAAACGCGGATGGGGGTGCCGACCTTTCATCAGAACCGGTTTACCGCCGCCCGTCAGTATGCCGCCGGGTGGCGGGATTGGGAGTCCGCCCGTGCACGGGACCCGGAAATGCCACCGCCCCGGCGCGACCTCGAGCTGGAGGCCCTTGCGGAGATCATTGCCGGGATCCGACTGATCCACTGCCACAGTTACCGGCAGGACGAAATCCTGGTGTTCCTGCGGGTCATGGAATCCTTCGGCGTGCGGGTGGCAACGCTCCAGCACGTGCTGGAAGGCTACAAGATTGCGGATGAAATCGCGCGTCACGGTGCCGGCGGCAGCGCCTTCTCCGACTGGTGGGCCTACAAGTACGAGGTCTTGGACGCCATCCCCTACGCAGGCAGTTTGATGCACGCCCGCGGGGTGAGTGTCAGCTTCAACTCGGACGATGACGACCTCGCGCGCCGAATGAACCTGGAGGCGGCGAAGGCGGTGAAGTACGGGGGGACTCCGGAAGTGGAGGCCCTGGCATTCGTGACCATCAACCCGGCGCGGCAGTTGGGTGTGGACCGCTGGGTCGGCTCGCTGGAGCCGGGCAAGGATGCCGACCTGGTGGTGTGGTCTGGTCCGCCGCTCGACAGCTTCAGCCGCTGCCTGGAGACTTGGGTTGACGGGAAACTGTACTTTGCCCGCGATGGGGCGGCGGCACGTGCTGCGGCGTTGTCGGGTGAACGCAACGACCTGCTGGCCAAGGCGCGCCAGATGGCCGGAGCCGGTGCGGACGCAACGGCGGGCGACGCGGCGCGGGGTCAGTTCTTTGAGAGAGCTCTGGAGACCGCGCGGCACCTCGGGGTGGCGCAGTGCCAGGATTGCGAACTGCCCCGCCGGGAATAG
- the lspA gene encoding signal peptidase II, translated as MDFLRRLTPTQRIGLLALAVFLADQLTKFLVLRALGFQEERVLVAGFFKLVHWGNTGAAWSLFRHNNGILAMVSALAFVALWVFRSHFEAGRPAGQVALGFLFGGIAGNLLDRLLPSRQHVIDFIRFYIEPRGGGGEIGFPAFNVADTAICTGVGLLILMTWQQDRRRSAAADHRSS; from the coding sequence ATGGATTTTCTTCGTCGGCTGACGCCGACCCAGCGCATCGGCCTGCTGGCGCTCGCCGTCTTCCTCGCGGACCAGTTGACCAAGTTCCTGGTCCTCCGGGCGCTTGGGTTTCAGGAGGAACGGGTGCTGGTGGCGGGTTTCTTCAAGCTGGTGCATTGGGGCAACACGGGCGCCGCCTGGAGCCTGTTCCGGCACAACAACGGCATTCTCGCCATGGTTTCAGCCCTGGCCTTTGTGGCCCTGTGGGTTTTCCGAAGCCACTTCGAGGCGGGACGACCGGCCGGTCAGGTGGCCCTCGGATTTCTGTTCGGCGGGATTGCAGGCAACCTGCTGGATCGGCTGCTTCCCAGCCGCCAGCACGTGATTGATTTCATCCGGTTCTACATCGAACCGCGCGGAGGTGGTGGGGAAATCGGCTTCCCGGCATTCAACGTCGCGGACACGGCGATCTGCACCGGGGTGGGACTGCTCATCCTGATGACCTGGCAGCAGGATCGCCGGCGGTCCGCCGCCGCCGATCATCGCAGCTCATGA
- the miaA gene encoding tRNA (adenosine(37)-N6)-dimethylallyltransferase MiaA, with protein MSSGNERPCAMPVAPELRPVILAGPTAAGKSAVALELAERLGGEIISVDCMQVYRGMDLGTAKPGPEDRRRVPHHLVDLVPLGASFDAARFVAWTTRLIPEIQRRGRVPILCGGTGLYFNAWMSGLGDAPPPDPALRRQLEEMPDAVLLEELARRDPATFDAIDRANRRRLVRAVEVIRLTGRPFSRQRASWPEDLPTLAGRSFGLRRERDVAVARIHGRVDAMFEAGLVEETRWLVARGLRENPTARNAIGYRQVMEHLEGVRGLLETREAVKVRTRQFAKRQMTWFRGQMSLDWLDVADDEPPDRTAIRLMSRLVGG; from the coding sequence ATGAGCTCCGGGAACGAGCGTCCGTGCGCAATGCCGGTCGCGCCGGAGCTTCGTCCGGTGATCCTTGCCGGACCGACGGCCGCTGGAAAATCGGCGGTCGCCCTCGAACTCGCCGAACGTCTCGGCGGTGAGATCATCTCCGTGGACTGCATGCAGGTGTACCGGGGGATGGACTTGGGAACCGCAAAGCCGGGACCGGAGGACCGGCGCCGCGTGCCGCACCATCTCGTGGATCTGGTGCCCCTCGGAGCGTCCTTCGACGCCGCCCGCTTCGTGGCGTGGACCACGCGGCTGATTCCGGAGATCCAGCGGCGGGGTCGGGTCCCCATCCTTTGCGGTGGTACCGGGCTCTACTTCAATGCATGGATGTCCGGGCTGGGCGATGCCCCGCCTCCCGACCCGGCGCTGCGCCGGCAACTGGAGGAGATGCCCGATGCGGTGCTGCTCGAGGAACTGGCCCGGCGTGACCCGGCAACCTTCGATGCGATTGACCGGGCGAATCGCAGGCGGCTCGTCCGTGCGGTGGAAGTGATCCGCCTGACCGGACGCCCCTTTTCCCGGCAGCGAGCTTCATGGCCGGAAGATTTGCCCACGCTTGCCGGCCGCAGCTTCGGCCTGCGCCGCGAACGCGATGTTGCTGTCGCACGAATCCATGGCCGGGTGGATGCCATGTTCGAGGCGGGCCTTGTTGAGGAAACGAGGTGGTTGGTGGCGCGGGGATTGCGGGAGAATCCGACGGCGCGCAACGCCATCGGGTACCGTCAGGTGATGGAGCATTTGGAAGGTGTCCGGGGGCTCCTGGAGACCCGGGAAGCTGTAAAGGTCCGAACCCGCCAGTTTGCCAAACGCCAGATGACCTGGTTTCGGGGTCAAATGAGCCTCGACTGGCTTGATGTTGCCGACGACGAGCCACCGGACCGAACGGCGATTCGGCTGATGAGCCGGCTTGTCGGTGGCTGA
- a CDS encoding DUF1080 domain-containing protein — translation MALPGRRPAAAIGFALWIAGAPVWGDPPPPGGIALFDGQTTAGWRGFGKPRFPLVGWVVEEGWLKHRAGCGGGDIITTNQFTDFEFGFSWRVAAGANSGVKYFIDERRGAPIGHEYQIIDDTAHPDAQHGPKRQTASLYDALPPVAPPLRPVGQTNVSRIVVHGNDVEHWLNGARVLSYTLGSPALESAKAASKFRDEAGWGTKMTTPLLLQDHGDEVWFQDLWVRPIP, via the coding sequence ATGGCACTACCCGGCAGGCGTCCCGCGGCTGCAATCGGATTCGCGTTATGGATTGCCGGCGCCCCCGTGTGGGGGGATCCGCCCCCCCCGGGAGGCATCGCGTTGTTTGACGGTCAGACAACCGCCGGCTGGCGCGGCTTCGGAAAGCCGAGATTCCCGTTGGTCGGTTGGGTGGTTGAGGAGGGATGGCTTAAGCATCGGGCCGGCTGTGGCGGCGGGGACATCATCACCACCAACCAGTTCACGGATTTCGAATTTGGATTCTCCTGGCGCGTCGCGGCCGGCGCCAACAGCGGCGTGAAGTACTTCATTGACGAGCGCCGGGGAGCGCCCATCGGGCACGAGTACCAGATCATTGACGATACGGCACACCCCGATGCCCAGCACGGCCCGAAACGCCAGACCGCGTCCCTCTACGACGCCCTGCCCCCGGTGGCCCCCCCGCTCCGACCGGTCGGCCAGACCAACGTTTCGCGCATCGTGGTGCACGGCAACGACGTCGAGCACTGGCTGAACGGCGCCCGCGTGCTCAGCTACACCCTGGGATCCCCCGCCCTCGAATCCGCGAAGGCCGCCAGCAAGTTCCGCGACGAGGCGGGCTGGGGCACCAAGATGACGACGCCCCTCCTGCTTCAGGACCATGGGGACGAGGTTTGGTTCCAGGACCTGTGGGTCCGTCCGATTCCGTGA
- a CDS encoding ketoacyl-ACP synthase III, whose amino-acid sequence MASFRNPRANRPHLRTVSITGMGSYVPERVLTNAELARMVDTTDEWITTRTGIRERRLAADGEATSDLATMAGRRALAAAGVRPEEVDLIIVATLTPDMLFPSTACLVQHRLGAVRAAAFDIEAACSGFVYALDIASHFVASHTFNTVLVIGAEKMSSVIDWKDRGTCVLFGDGAGAAVVQNRPNAHGLLTICLGADGGKASLLELPAGGSACPATTDTVARRLHFLRMDGKETFKNAVNAMVAAGQEALRRCGVHVSDLKCIIPHQANRRILSAVAERLGAREDQVFVNVDRYGNTSAASVAIALDEAVASGAIGRGDLVLLVVFGAGLTWGAALIEW is encoded by the coding sequence ATGGCCAGCTTTCGAAATCCCCGCGCCAATCGTCCGCATCTGCGGACGGTCTCGATCACCGGCATGGGATCGTATGTCCCGGAGCGCGTGCTCACGAATGCCGAGCTCGCAAGGATGGTGGATACCACGGACGAGTGGATCACGACCCGGACGGGGATCCGGGAGCGCCGTCTGGCGGCGGACGGCGAGGCAACGTCGGACCTCGCGACGATGGCCGGCCGGCGCGCGCTGGCGGCCGCCGGCGTGCGCCCGGAGGAGGTGGACCTGATCATTGTCGCCACCCTGACGCCGGACATGTTGTTTCCGAGCACGGCCTGTCTGGTGCAGCACCGGCTGGGAGCGGTCCGGGCCGCGGCATTCGACATCGAGGCGGCCTGCAGCGGGTTCGTCTATGCGCTGGATATCGCGAGCCATTTCGTGGCCTCGCACACCTTCAACACCGTGCTGGTCATCGGTGCGGAAAAGATGTCGTCGGTCATTGACTGGAAGGATCGCGGCACCTGCGTGTTGTTTGGGGATGGTGCCGGTGCGGCGGTGGTTCAGAACCGGCCCAACGCCCACGGATTGCTGACCATCTGCCTGGGTGCCGATGGCGGAAAAGCCTCCCTGTTGGAGCTTCCGGCCGGGGGCAGCGCCTGTCCGGCCACAACCGACACCGTAGCCCGGCGGCTTCATTTTCTCCGAATGGACGGCAAGGAGACGTTCAAGAACGCGGTCAACGCCATGGTCGCCGCGGGTCAGGAGGCCCTGCGGCGTTGCGGCGTCCATGTGTCCGATCTCAAGTGCATCATCCCGCACCAGGCGAACCGCCGGATTCTGTCCGCCGTCGCCGAGCGGCTGGGCGCCCGGGAGGATCAGGTCTTTGTGAATGTGGACCGCTACGGCAACACCTCCGCGGCCAGTGTGGCGATCGCGCTCGACGAGGCGGTGGCCTCCGGTGCGATCGGCCGCGGGGATCTCGTGCTCCTCGTGGTCTTCGGCGCGGGCCTCACCTGGGGGGCGGCGCTGATTGAATGGTGA
- the plsX gene encoding phosphate acyltransferase PlsX, with translation MRLAVDVMGGDHGPTELLHGIRLGLESDPSITELQVVGPEETLRGLSREVGLTDSRVTYVAASEVLTMDDDPGLAVRRKKDSSLMRALELLRAETTDAVISSGNTGALIAGATVRVGRLDGIRRPALACIMPSRDGAFVLLDAGANPDCTPEILLQFAVMGAVYSRGMLGVEHPRVGVLSNGTEETKGTEVTRQALALIRQTRLNCVGFAEGSDLFSGRVDVGVCDGFVGNLILKAVEGLGRTVGHLLRTELTANPLRTLGALLARGGLRRIRERMNPETYGGAPVLGLQGSVVKIHGSAKRVALKHAILQSARAVNRRLNDEIVHEVSAAGGAAGLT, from the coding sequence ATGCGTCTGGCCGTCGATGTCATGGGCGGCGACCACGGGCCGACGGAGTTGCTCCACGGCATCCGGTTGGGCCTTGAGTCCGATCCGTCCATCACGGAGCTCCAGGTCGTCGGGCCGGAGGAAACCCTCCGGGGTCTTTCCCGGGAGGTGGGTCTGACGGATTCCCGGGTGACCTACGTTGCGGCATCCGAAGTGCTCACGATGGACGACGACCCCGGACTCGCCGTGCGACGCAAAAAGGATTCGTCGCTCATGCGGGCGCTGGAGTTGCTGCGGGCCGAAACCACCGATGCCGTCATTTCCTCCGGAAACACCGGGGCGTTGATTGCGGGCGCGACCGTCCGCGTGGGACGTCTTGACGGCATCCGCCGTCCGGCCCTGGCCTGCATCATGCCGTCCCGTGACGGTGCCTTTGTGCTTTTGGACGCCGGGGCGAATCCGGATTGCACTCCCGAAATCCTGCTGCAGTTCGCGGTCATGGGGGCCGTGTATTCGCGGGGCATGCTCGGCGTCGAGCATCCGCGGGTGGGTGTGCTCAGCAACGGAACCGAGGAGACCAAGGGAACCGAAGTCACCCGGCAGGCCTTGGCGCTGATCCGGCAGACGCGCCTGAACTGCGTGGGGTTCGCGGAGGGATCGGATCTCTTCAGCGGGCGGGTGGACGTCGGCGTTTGTGATGGCTTTGTGGGCAATCTGATCCTCAAGGCGGTCGAGGGGCTCGGGCGAACGGTCGGACATCTGCTGCGGACGGAGCTGACGGCCAATCCGCTGCGCACGCTTGGGGCGCTGCTGGCGCGGGGCGGGCTGCGGCGGATTCGCGAACGGATGAATCCGGAGACTTACGGGGGCGCCCCGGTGCTCGGGCTGCAGGGCAGCGTGGTCAAGATCCACGGATCGGCAAAGCGCGTCGCGCTCAAGCACGCCATCCTGCAAAGTGCGCGCGCGGTGAACCGGCGGTTGAATGACGAAATCGTCCACGAGGTGTCCGCAGCCGGCGGCGCGGCGGGACTCACCTGA
- the rpmF gene encoding 50S ribosomal protein L32: protein MGVPKRKPSRSRQRMRRAYNSVLTLPKIASCPQCTAPFRSHRVCPSCGYYNGRQVISVTAQA, encoded by the coding sequence ATGGGCGTCCCGAAACGCAAACCGTCCCGCAGCCGCCAGCGCATGCGCCGCGCCTACAACTCGGTACTGACCCTGCCGAAGATCGCATCCTGCCCCCAGTGCACCGCCCCGTTCCGATCTCATCGGGTCTGCCCTTCCTGCGGATACTACAACGGGCGGCAGGTCATTTCGGTGACCGCCCAGGCCTGA
- a CDS encoding DUF177 domain-containing protein: MPVTVNLRQLEKRKELRMEGEVPAAEYAADFKDELIRLENPMRYALEVQHQGDSILVTGSVATEASCECARCLRPFPFPVSVENLAALVPLTGEEAPPRDGDFADLTPLLREDIYLGLPANPLCRPDCRGLPQMAVARDSRLGGSKSDGPSPWAALDRIKL, translated from the coding sequence ATGCCGGTCACCGTCAACCTGCGTCAACTGGAGAAACGGAAGGAACTCCGGATGGAGGGGGAGGTGCCCGCGGCGGAATACGCCGCGGACTTCAAGGACGAGCTGATCCGTCTCGAAAACCCGATGCGCTACGCACTGGAGGTGCAACATCAGGGAGACAGCATTCTCGTCACCGGCTCCGTCGCAACCGAGGCTTCCTGCGAATGCGCCCGGTGCCTCCGTCCGTTCCCGTTCCCGGTGAGCGTCGAGAATCTGGCGGCGCTCGTGCCGCTGACCGGCGAGGAGGCGCCGCCCCGCGACGGGGATTTTGCAGACTTGACGCCCCTGTTGCGTGAGGACATCTATCTTGGCCTGCCGGCGAATCCGTTGTGCAGACCAGACTGTCGCGGGCTGCCGCAAATGGCAGTGGCCCGCGATTCGCGTCTTGGGGGTTCCAAGTCCGACGGACCCTCCCCTTGGGCTGCGCTGGATCGTATCAAATTGTAA
- a CDS encoding DUF1080 domain-containing protein, giving the protein MKRLLFLSLGAITAIGALAQGVGYTDTPQIRGQQWRVHDKDRPNPPTVTPGASFSNGAPPPSDAIWLFNGKDFGHWTQGGKTPQWTLENGYMEVVGKTGGIETREQFGDAQVHLEFATPSKVEGDSQGRGNSGVFFHGQFEVQILDSHNNKTYADGQAGALYGQWPPLVNAIRPPGEWNTYDIVFEAPRFDAEGRLVKPAFITAFLNGVCVQNRKELNGPTNHRATDPYKAYSGRGHLSLQDHGNPTRFRNIWLRPLGEHN; this is encoded by the coding sequence ATGAAACGCTTGCTCTTCCTTTCCCTCGGCGCGATCACTGCCATCGGGGCCCTGGCCCAGGGTGTCGGTTACACGGACACACCGCAAATCCGCGGCCAGCAATGGAGGGTCCACGACAAGGACCGCCCCAACCCTCCGACGGTGACACCGGGCGCCAGTTTCAGCAATGGGGCACCCCCTCCAAGCGACGCCATCTGGCTCTTCAACGGCAAGGATTTCGGGCATTGGACACAAGGGGGCAAGACCCCGCAGTGGACGCTTGAGAACGGCTACATGGAAGTGGTGGGCAAGACCGGTGGCATCGAGACGCGCGAGCAGTTCGGCGACGCGCAGGTGCACTTGGAATTTGCGACGCCGTCCAAGGTCGAAGGGGACAGCCAGGGGCGCGGCAACTCGGGAGTGTTCTTTCACGGGCAGTTCGAGGTCCAGATCCTCGACAGTCACAACAACAAGACCTACGCGGACGGCCAGGCCGGCGCATTGTACGGACAGTGGCCGCCCCTGGTGAATGCGATCCGGCCACCGGGCGAGTGGAACACCTACGACATCGTGTTTGAAGCGCCCCGCTTCGACGCCGAGGGGCGCCTCGTGAAGCCCGCCTTCATCACCGCATTTCTAAACGGGGTCTGCGTCCAAAACCGCAAGGAGCTCAACGGCCCGACCAATCACCGGGCGACCGATCCCTACAAGGCCTACTCCGGACGTGGGCACCTCAGCCTGCAGGATCACGGCAACCCGACGCGGTTCCGCAACATCTGGCTGCGACCGCTGGGCGAGCACAACTGA